One window of the Oceanicaulis sp. genome contains the following:
- a CDS encoding chromophore lyase CpcT/CpeT codes for MTLLAALALIAHPNGVSPERLATALEGRWDNAAQIEAEGDPARPRLHVRHARFESDAAPGVLVYAELDLGGPGGETYRQRVYAFSEGDTEGEVVMAVYEFADPAAFEEAGLDRLAGLRAADLVRFNPGCDFSWYDEGALWRGEVADDTCRITSSRSGVEMLIGAEFTVAGDRFTHSEFGRDAASGAPVFGPPGGVANAYDRVGD; via the coding sequence ATGACCCTTCTCGCCGCCCTCGCCCTGATCGCCCATCCCAACGGCGTCTCTCCCGAACGGCTCGCGACCGCGCTGGAAGGACGCTGGGACAACGCCGCGCAGATCGAGGCCGAAGGCGATCCCGCCCGGCCGCGCCTGCACGTGCGCCACGCCCGCTTTGAAAGCGACGCCGCGCCGGGCGTGCTCGTCTACGCCGAGCTCGATCTGGGCGGGCCGGGCGGCGAGACCTACCGCCAGCGCGTCTACGCCTTCAGCGAAGGCGACACCGAAGGCGAGGTCGTCATGGCGGTCTACGAATTCGCCGACCCGGCGGCGTTCGAGGAGGCCGGCCTCGACAGGCTCGCGGGCTTGCGCGCCGCGGACCTGGTGCGCTTCAACCCGGGCTGCGATTTCTCCTGGTATGACGAAGGCGCGCTGTGGCGCGGCGAGGTCGCAGACGACACCTGCCGGATCACCTCGTCTCGCTCAGGGGTGGAGATGCTCATCGGCGCGGAATTCACCGTCGCCGGCGACCGCTTCACCCATTCCGAATTCGGCCGCGACGCCGCCAGCGGAGCCCCCGTGTTCGGCCCGCCCGGCGGGGTGGCGAACGCCTATGACAGGGTGGGAGATTGA
- a CDS encoding sodium/proline symporter, with product MGSGEPAAGVVLATLVAYKIVLIAIGIWASRLNRNESDFFLGGRGLGAWVAGLSYAASTSSAWVLLGFSGFVYAVGVSALWMVPGIWLGYVLVWLWFGPRLRAETAERGHVTPSDFMAAEAGPWAAAIRALAGFLVLFTFVFYIAAQFGAAAIAFESQFALSRFESVAIGAGVILIYGLLGGFWAVSLTDTLQGAIMAVIAVVLPVFAVIAAGGPAGIAETLSASQPAAYLDPWGGRAGFAFLGFAIGIASIGLGTYGQPHLLSRLMAVKDERARRRGFVVAMSWGVIVYIGMAAMALAGRAILPAVADGEALFYELAALLLPTVLAGIVIAAILSAVMSTVDSLLIAASSAAAHDLRLVKILRGREVLVSRAVMAAICALAVILTLSLPATIFDRVLFSWSALGAAFGPVIVARVAGVEPKGWAILLAILAGFFTTVLFYAFGQAGTEGLSGLPLLLAELAAIPGDPFERIAPWALPLLLVFTLRKRAAAPAPVTRLETAE from the coding sequence ATGGGATCCGGCGAACCGGCTGCCGGCGTCGTGCTCGCGACGCTCGTCGCCTACAAGATCGTGCTGATCGCGATCGGGATCTGGGCGTCCCGGCTCAACAGGAACGAATCCGATTTCTTTCTCGGCGGGCGGGGCCTGGGCGCATGGGTTGCGGGTCTGTCCTACGCCGCCTCGACCAGCTCGGCCTGGGTGCTTTTGGGGTTCTCCGGCTTCGTCTACGCGGTCGGCGTCTCGGCGCTGTGGATGGTGCCGGGCATCTGGCTCGGCTACGTGCTGGTCTGGCTGTGGTTCGGGCCGCGCCTGAGGGCGGAGACCGCCGAGCGCGGCCATGTCACCCCGTCCGATTTCATGGCCGCAGAGGCCGGGCCCTGGGCTGCTGCGATCCGCGCGCTCGCAGGCTTTCTCGTGCTCTTCACCTTCGTGTTCTACATCGCCGCCCAGTTCGGCGCCGCCGCGATCGCGTTCGAAAGCCAGTTCGCGCTCAGCCGGTTTGAGAGCGTCGCGATCGGCGCGGGCGTGATCCTGATCTATGGCCTCCTGGGCGGGTTCTGGGCGGTGTCGCTGACCGACACGCTGCAGGGCGCGATCATGGCCGTGATCGCGGTCGTCCTGCCCGTGTTCGCCGTCATCGCGGCGGGCGGTCCGGCCGGGATCGCCGAGACGCTGAGCGCCAGCCAGCCCGCCGCCTATCTCGACCCCTGGGGCGGCCGGGCCGGATTCGCGTTCCTCGGCTTTGCGATCGGCATCGCCTCGATCGGCCTGGGCACCTACGGCCAGCCGCATCTTCTGTCGCGCCTGATGGCGGTGAAGGACGAACGCGCGCGCCGGCGCGGCTTCGTCGTGGCGATGAGCTGGGGCGTGATCGTCTATATCGGCATGGCGGCGATGGCGCTGGCGGGCCGGGCGATTCTGCCGGCGGTCGCCGACGGCGAGGCGCTGTTCTACGAGCTCGCCGCGCTTTTACTGCCCACCGTGCTCGCCGGGATCGTGATCGCGGCGATCCTGTCTGCGGTGATGAGCACGGTGGACTCCCTTCTGATCGCCGCATCCTCCGCCGCCGCGCATGATCTGCGGCTGGTGAAGATCCTCAGGGGCCGGGAGGTGCTGGTCAGCCGGGCCGTCATGGCCGCGATCTGCGCGCTTGCGGTGATCCTGACGCTCAGCCTGCCCGCGACGATCTTCGACCGGGTGCTGTTTTCCTGGTCCGCGCTGGGCGCGGCCTTCGGGCCGGTGATCGTCGCCCGTGTCGCCGGAGTGGAGCCAAAGGGTTGGGCCATCCTGCTGGCCATCCTCGCCGGCTTCTTCACGACCGTCCTCTTCTACGCCTTCGGTCAGGCCGGGACCGAGGGGCTCTCCGGCCTGCCGCTCCTGCTCGCCGAACTCGCCGCCATACCCGGCGATCCGTTCGAACGGATCGCGCCCTGGGCGCTTCCGCTCTTGCTCGTGTTCACCCTGCGCAAGCGCGCCGCCGCGCCTGCGCCCGTCACCCGCCTGGAGACTGCAGAATGA
- a CDS encoding DUF1330 domain-containing protein, producing MTLSRSLTIAVGSGIAGVALGLIMAGGVDAGQASADTHAAAPETGAYMIVLGTVHDRQAFMSRYASQLGPLYERHGGSYVAVTGDVETLEGDTPFESVVMSRWPDEQSARDFWNDPEYRELADLRIENEWGDFNVVIVPALPQAGDE from the coding sequence ATGACACTCTCTCGTTCGCTGACCATCGCCGTCGGCTCCGGCATCGCCGGGGTCGCCCTGGGCCTGATCATGGCCGGCGGGGTCGACGCCGGGCAGGCCTCGGCCGACACCCACGCCGCCGCGCCGGAAACCGGCGCCTACATGATCGTGCTGGGCACGGTGCATGACCGTCAGGCCTTCATGAGCCGCTACGCCAGCCAGCTCGGCCCGCTCTATGAGCGCCATGGCGGCTCGTATGTCGCGGTGACCGGCGACGTGGAGACGCTCGAAGGCGACACGCCGTTTGAATCGGTCGTCATGAGCCGCTGGCCGGACGAGCAGAGCGCGCGCGATTTCTGGAACGATCCCGAATACCGCGAGCTCGCCGACCTCAGGATCGAAAACGAATGGGGCGACTTCAACGTCGTTATCGTGCCCGCCCTGCCGCAGGCGGGCGATGAGTGA
- a CDS encoding GNAT family N-acetyltransferase: protein MSDAVPVLRTERLILRGLTADDADAFAAIWAHRGVARYITGKPSSPAESWGRLLRLAGGWALLGYGYWAVVEAESGRLAGMAGLADFQREIDADVAGLPEAGWVFHPEFHGRGYATEAMRAALAWMDDRPEGARSWCLIHPDNAASLKVAAKLGYGQAQEALFDGAATTLLWRARGA, encoded by the coding sequence ATGAGTGACGCCGTTCCGGTCTTAAGGACCGAACGGCTGATCCTGCGCGGCTTAACCGCCGACGACGCAGACGCGTTCGCCGCGATCTGGGCTCATCGCGGCGTCGCCCGCTACATCACCGGAAAACCGTCGAGCCCGGCGGAGTCCTGGGGCCGGCTTCTGCGGCTCGCCGGCGGCTGGGCGCTTCTGGGCTACGGCTACTGGGCGGTGGTGGAGGCTGAAAGCGGCCGGCTCGCCGGCATGGCGGGCCTTGCAGACTTCCAGCGCGAGATCGACGCCGACGTGGCCGGCCTGCCCGAGGCGGGCTGGGTGTTTCATCCCGAGTTTCACGGGCGGGGCTACGCCACCGAGGCGATGCGCGCCGCGCTGGCCTGGATGGATGACCGCCCTGAAGGCGCGCGCAGCTGGTGCCTGATCCACCCTGACAACGCCGCCTCGCTGAAAGTCGCGGCCAAGCTCGGCTACGGGCAGGCGCAGGAGGCGCTCTTCGACGGGGCGGCGACGACGCTGCTCTGGCGGGCGAGGGGGGCTTAA
- a CDS encoding beta-eliminating lyase-related protein, with protein MNFLSDTTAPAHPAILDALARANEGFAPSYGADLVSAGVKTWLEEVFETGIEVLFATSGTASNALALSVLAGPDTMILCHDEAHIHRDERGAPEFFTGGAKLLPIKGAHAKMPADALASALAEWPSDFVHATPPAVLSISQLNESGCAYTLEEIETLAELARNAGLFVHMDGARFSNALVTLNCTPAQMTWKAGVDVLCLGATKNGAMAAEAVILFGRARERFAQLQARQKRGGHMLPKMRYVAAQIGAWLEDGLWLDLARRANARGQALAAGLDALPGAGLAHPCEGNEVFARLDPELAERLRAAGAGFYGWPDGSARFVASWCTTEDEVEALLRAARGA; from the coding sequence ATGAACTTCCTGTCCGACACCACCGCCCCCGCCCATCCCGCCATTCTCGACGCGCTCGCGAGGGCCAACGAGGGCTTCGCGCCGAGCTACGGCGCCGATCTCGTCAGCGCGGGTGTAAAGACCTGGCTCGAAGAGGTTTTCGAGACCGGGATCGAGGTGCTGTTCGCCACCTCCGGCACGGCGTCGAACGCGCTCGCTCTGTCGGTGCTGGCCGGTCCGGACACGATGATCCTCTGCCATGACGAAGCGCACATCCACCGCGACGAGCGGGGTGCGCCGGAATTCTTCACCGGCGGGGCGAAGCTTCTGCCGATCAAGGGCGCGCACGCGAAAATGCCCGCCGACGCGCTGGCCTCGGCGCTGGCCGAATGGCCGTCCGATTTCGTGCACGCCACCCCGCCGGCTGTACTCTCGATCAGCCAGCTCAACGAATCAGGCTGCGCCTATACGCTCGAGGAGATCGAGACGCTGGCCGAACTCGCTCGGAACGCCGGCCTGTTCGTGCACATGGACGGCGCGCGGTTTTCCAACGCGCTCGTCACGCTCAACTGCACACCGGCCCAAATGACCTGGAAGGCGGGCGTGGACGTGCTCTGCCTGGGCGCGACCAAGAACGGCGCGATGGCGGCCGAAGCGGTGATCCTGTTCGGCCGCGCGCGGGAGCGCTTCGCCCAGCTTCAGGCGCGGCAGAAGCGCGGCGGGCACATGCTGCCGAAAATGCGCTATGTCGCCGCCCAGATCGGCGCCTGGCTCGAAGACGGGCTGTGGCTCGACCTCGCCCGGCGCGCCAATGCGCGCGGTCAGGCGCTGGCGGCGGGGCTGGACGCGCTGCCCGGCGCCGGGCTCGCCCATCCGTGCGAGGGCAACGAGGTGTTCGCCCGGCTCGACCCTGAACTCGCCGAGCGCCTGCGCGCGGCCGGGGCGGGGTTTTACGGCTGGCCGGACGGCTCGGCGCGCTTCGTGGCGAGCTGGTGCACGACCGAAGACGAGGTCGAGGCGCTGCTGCGCGCCGCGCGGGGAGCCTGA
- a CDS encoding lipocalin family protein: MIRLLFAAPLLLLTACVLPPDRLEGDAPPPVVDQVDLDRYAGRWFEIARYDVSFQEGCEGVTAQYAPLPSGRIEVINACRKGGLDGELDTVTGEARVVEGSNGAKLEVSFFGPFFFGDYWVIELADDYSWAVVSEPRGRFLWILSRTPQMEQSVLDARLERLRTIGYDTGALRYTEQWESLEAAPPPVQP, encoded by the coding sequence ATGATCCGCCTTCTCTTCGCCGCGCCGCTTTTGCTCCTCACCGCCTGCGTCCTGCCGCCCGACCGGCTGGAGGGCGACGCGCCGCCCCCGGTCGTCGACCAGGTCGATCTCGACCGCTACGCCGGGCGCTGGTTCGAGATCGCCCGCTATGACGTGAGCTTCCAGGAAGGCTGCGAAGGGGTGACCGCGCAGTACGCGCCGCTGCCCAGCGGCCGGATCGAGGTGATCAACGCCTGCCGCAAGGGCGGGCTCGACGGCGAACTCGACACCGTCACCGGCGAGGCGCGCGTTGTGGAAGGCTCGAACGGCGCCAAGCTCGAGGTGAGCTTTTTCGGACCCTTCTTCTTCGGCGATTACTGGGTGATCGAACTGGCCGACGATTACAGCTGGGCGGTGGTGTCCGAGCCGCGCGGCCGGTTTCTCTGGATCCTCTCGCGCACGCCCCAGATGGAGCAGTCCGTCCTCGACGCCCGGCTCGAACGCCTGAGGACGATCGGCTACGACACCGGCGCGCTGCGCTACACCGAGCAATGGGAGAGCCTCGAGGCCGCCCCGCCGCCCGTTCAGCCCTGA
- a CDS encoding DUF3299 domain-containing protein, with protein sequence MRKILLSLAAFGLLAGHPFAAAPEAAAQTPNATPAYLDLGWADLLPEGEAERIAQLQQMQAVQSGFDHFGADAMPQIQTFNVVDDLDGERVRIPGYILPFDFSGSGEVTRFLLVPYVGACIHVPPPPPNQLVYVTTETPITVERMWDPVFAEGVMRTERQDNELGDAAYTLELIAVTPYDS encoded by the coding sequence ATGCGCAAAATTCTTCTCTCCCTCGCCGCCTTCGGTCTTCTGGCCGGCCATCCCTTCGCCGCTGCGCCTGAAGCTGCGGCGCAGACGCCGAACGCCACGCCCGCCTATCTCGATCTGGGCTGGGCGGATCTTCTGCCCGAGGGCGAGGCCGAGCGGATCGCCCAGCTGCAGCAGATGCAGGCGGTGCAGTCCGGCTTCGACCATTTCGGCGCCGACGCCATGCCGCAGATCCAGACCTTCAACGTGGTCGACGATCTCGACGGCGAGCGGGTGCGCATTCCGGGCTATATCCTGCCGTTTGATTTTTCAGGCTCGGGCGAGGTTACGCGCTTCCTGCTCGTGCCGTATGTGGGCGCCTGCATCCACGTGCCGCCGCCCCCGCCCAACCAGCTGGTCTACGTGACCACCGAGACGCCGATCACGGTGGAGCGGATGTGGGATCCGGTCTTCGCCGAGGGCGTCATGCGGACCGAGCGCCAGGACAACGAGCTGGGCGACGCGGCCTATACGCTCGAGCTGATCGCGGTCACCCCCTACGACAGCTGA
- a CDS encoding DNA starvation/stationary phase protection protein yields MDINMGLDKGQRETMAKAVGALLADTYALYFKTHAYHWNVTGPRFHDLHAMFEEQYQELWAATDDIAERIRALGLMAPISYAEMTESASVKADQSTPDADTMIGNLIDGHEQVVRTARKALKLADEHDDEATADLVAPRITAHEKFAWMLRATKG; encoded by the coding sequence ATGGACATCAATATGGGATTGGACAAAGGCCAGCGCGAAACCATGGCGAAGGCCGTCGGCGCGCTTCTGGCGGACACCTATGCGCTGTATTTCAAGACCCACGCCTATCACTGGAACGTGACGGGGCCGCGCTTTCACGACCTGCACGCCATGTTCGAGGAGCAGTATCAGGAGCTATGGGCGGCCACCGACGACATCGCCGAGCGCATCCGGGCGCTGGGGCTGATGGCGCCGATCTCCTATGCGGAGATGACTGAAAGCGCCTCGGTGAAGGCCGATCAGTCCACCCCGGACGCCGACACGATGATCGGCAATCTCATCGACGGTCACGAGCAGGTCGTCCGCACCGCGCGCAAAGCGCTGAAGCTCGCCGACGAACACGACGACGAAGCCACCGCCGATCTGGTCGCGCCGCGCATCACAGCGCACGAAAAATTCGCCTGGATGCTGCGCGCCACCAAGGGCTGA
- a CDS encoding pyridoxal phosphate-dependent aminotransferase, translated as MADLKTSDILRSSEALSRVQPSATIAVTQKARELKSQGVDVIGLGAGEPDFDTPDHIKEAAIEAIRRGATKYTNVDGLPELKEAICAKFKRDNGLDYKPEQVNVSPGGKPVLYNAFVATLDPGDEVVIPTPYWVSYPEMARLCGGVPVFAPAGVEDGFKLKPETLDKAITPKTRWVVLNSPSNPTGAAYTMDELKALGEVLERHPHVLVLTDDMYEHLVYDGFKFATIAEAVPSLYERTLTMNGVSKAYAMTGWRIGYAAGPQKLIKAMAKVMSQTTSNPCSISQWASVAALNGAHDFLAPRNEAFRKRRDAMLEKIERAPGLTAPRPEGAFYIFADCAGLIGKTSPGGREMKTDLDVCDALLSEKAVAVVPGEAFGAAPGFRLSYATDDAALEEAGQRIVAFCEAVS; from the coding sequence ATGGCCGATTTGAAGACGTCCGACATCCTGCGCAGCTCGGAGGCGCTGTCCCGCGTTCAGCCCTCGGCGACCATCGCGGTCACCCAGAAGGCGCGCGAGCTGAAGAGCCAGGGCGTGGACGTGATCGGGCTGGGCGCCGGCGAGCCCGATTTCGACACGCCCGACCATATCAAGGAGGCCGCGATCGAGGCGATCCGGCGCGGGGCGACGAAATACACCAATGTCGACGGCCTGCCCGAGCTGAAAGAGGCGATCTGCGCGAAGTTCAAGCGCGATAACGGCCTCGATTACAAACCCGAGCAGGTGAACGTGTCGCCCGGCGGCAAGCCGGTGCTCTACAACGCCTTCGTGGCGACGCTCGACCCGGGCGACGAGGTGGTGATCCCCACCCCCTACTGGGTCAGCTATCCGGAGATGGCGCGGCTGTGCGGCGGGGTTCCGGTGTTCGCGCCGGCGGGCGTCGAGGACGGGTTCAAGCTCAAGCCCGAAACCCTCGACAAGGCGATCACGCCGAAGACGCGCTGGGTGGTGCTGAACTCGCCGTCCAACCCCACCGGCGCCGCCTACACGATGGACGAGCTCAAGGCCCTTGGCGAAGTGCTGGAGCGTCATCCCCACGTCCTGGTGCTGACCGACGACATGTACGAGCACCTGGTCTATGACGGCTTCAAGTTCGCCACGATCGCCGAGGCCGTGCCGTCGCTCTACGAGCGCACGCTGACCATGAACGGCGTGTCGAAGGCCTATGCGATGACCGGCTGGCGGATCGGCTATGCGGCCGGCCCGCAAAAGCTCATCAAGGCGATGGCCAAGGTGATGAGCCAGACCACCTCCAACCCGTGCTCGATCAGCCAGTGGGCGTCTGTGGCCGCGCTCAACGGTGCGCACGATTTCCTCGCCCCGCGCAACGAGGCCTTCAGGAAGCGCCGCGACGCGATGCTGGAGAAGATCGAGCGCGCGCCGGGCCTGACCGCGCCCAGGCCCGAAGGCGCGTTCTACATTTTCGCCGATTGCGCGGGCCTGATCGGCAAGACCAGCCCCGGCGGGCGGGAGATGAAAACCGATCTCGACGTCTGCGACGCGCTCCTGAGCGAGAAGGCGGTCGCGGTCGTGCCCGGCGAAGCCTTCGGCGCGGCGCCGGGCTTCCGCCTGTCCTACGCCACAGACGACGCGGCGCTGGAAGAGGCGGGTCAGCGGATCGTGGCGTTCTGCGAGGCGGTGAGCTGA
- a CDS encoding prephenate dehydratase domain-containing protein: MTEPRLAFLGPEGSFSHAAAQKLAPEGAMLAAYADLEAVLAALDDGEAAFAVAALDSAAGPIAETQAVLASGTVEEIGRIALPVSFDLYRRAEDLGPLIGVYGHPKALSQIAGFVAREGLKTREAASNTAGLASVRDGAEPGWGAAGPPGLSQAFGLEVRARALESPARNETVFVLLRRAGAPPPA, encoded by the coding sequence ATGACCGAACCCCGCCTCGCCTTTCTCGGCCCCGAAGGCAGTTTCAGCCACGCTGCGGCGCAAAAGCTCGCGCCCGAGGGCGCTATGCTGGCCGCCTACGCCGATCTCGAGGCCGTGCTCGCCGCGCTTGATGACGGCGAGGCGGCCTTCGCCGTCGCGGCCCTCGACAGCGCGGCCGGCCCGATCGCCGAGACGCAAGCCGTGCTCGCTTCCGGGACGGTCGAGGAGATCGGCCGGATCGCCCTGCCGGTGAGCTTCGATCTTTACAGGCGCGCAGAGGACCTCGGCCCGCTCATCGGCGTTTACGGTCATCCCAAGGCGCTCAGCCAGATCGCAGGCTTCGTCGCGCGCGAAGGTCTGAAGACCCGTGAGGCTGCGTCGAACACCGCCGGGCTCGCGAGCGTTCGCGACGGCGCCGAGCCGGGCTGGGGCGCGGCCGGTCCGCCGGGTTTGTCGCAGGCCTTCGGGCTTGAAGTCCGCGCCCGGGCGCTCGAAAGTCCGGCGCGCAACGAAACCGTTTTCGTGCTGCTCCGCCGCGCCGGAGCGCCTCCGCCCGCTTGA
- a CDS encoding thioesterase family protein — translation MESLWRGNANAWECDELGHLNVRFYLAKAREAVAVLSQMIGMRGAFSRSATATLIAREMVVRFLAEARPGAPLEIRGGVLEHDDTGLTAALVLDHRALGRPAAVFRVRLDHADPSSGKVFAWPERARAALDRMRVDAPAELAARSLSDGAPEAISLVRAETLGLEPLARGMIHPYETDVNGRMRLEFAFGKVSDAVIHLEAGFPEQWESYRTGAPIAAASAVLEARLIFRRFPAAGSGYVIRTGIANVTDKIRTLVHWVCDPETGEGLWSLEAVGCLLDLETRKLKQPDSGTLAAMKAARIDGLRP, via the coding sequence ATGGAAAGTCTTTGGCGCGGCAATGCGAACGCCTGGGAGTGCGACGAGCTCGGGCATCTCAACGTGCGCTTCTATCTCGCCAAGGCGCGCGAGGCCGTCGCGGTCCTGAGCCAGATGATCGGCATGCGCGGGGCGTTCTCGCGCTCGGCCACCGCCACGCTGATCGCCCGCGAGATGGTCGTCCGCTTCCTGGCCGAAGCCCGGCCCGGCGCGCCGCTGGAGATCCGGGGCGGCGTGCTCGAACACGACGACACCGGGCTGACCGCCGCCCTCGTGCTCGACCATCGCGCGCTCGGCCGGCCGGCGGCGGTGTTCAGGGTCCGGCTCGACCATGCCGATCCGAGTTCGGGCAAGGTCTTCGCATGGCCCGAACGCGCCCGCGCCGCGCTCGACCGGATGCGCGTGGACGCGCCGGCCGAACTCGCCGCCCGCAGCCTGTCCGACGGCGCGCCGGAAGCCATCTCGCTCGTTCGCGCGGAAACGCTGGGGCTCGAACCCCTCGCCCGCGGGATGATCCATCCTTACGAGACCGACGTGAACGGCCGGATGCGGCTGGAATTCGCCTTCGGCAAGGTCTCGGACGCCGTGATCCATCTCGAAGCGGGCTTTCCCGAGCAATGGGAGAGCTACCGCACCGGCGCGCCCATCGCCGCGGCCAGCGCGGTGCTCGAAGCCCGGCTGATCTTCCGGCGCTTTCCTGCGGCGGGCTCTGGCTATGTGATCAGAACCGGGATCGCGAACGTCACCGACAAGATCCGCACGCTGGTGCACTGGGTCTGCGATCCGGAAACCGGCGAAGGGCTATGGTCGCTCGAAGCGGTGGGCTGCCTGCTCGACCTTGAGACCCGCAAGCTCAAACAGCCCGACTCCGGGACGCTGGCGGCGATGAAGGCGGCGCGGATCGACGGGCTTCGGCCCTAG
- a CDS encoding transcriptional repressor, which produces MTTAATHPAAEAMKTAERFCRRRNLSLTPVRRRVLELLVEAGGPVKAYDLLAALKPGGAAQPPTVYRALDFLTKAGLAHKVEALNAYTACLHGEEEGGAELFICEGCGAVEERHVHADAEHAPAGFTVARSVIEHYGRCAACG; this is translated from the coding sequence ATGACGACCGCCGCGACTCACCCCGCCGCCGAAGCGATGAAGACCGCCGAGCGCTTCTGCCGCCGGCGCAATCTGTCGCTCACCCCTGTCCGCCGCCGCGTTCTGGAACTGCTCGTCGAGGCGGGCGGTCCGGTGAAGGCCTACGACCTGCTCGCCGCGCTCAAGCCCGGCGGCGCGGCCCAGCCCCCGACGGTTTATCGGGCGCTGGATTTCCTGACCAAGGCGGGGCTGGCCCACAAGGTCGAGGCGCTGAACGCCTACACCGCCTGCCTCCACGGCGAGGAGGAAGGCGGCGCGGAGCTGTTCATCTGCGAAGGCTGCGGCGCGGTGGAAGAACGCCATGTGCACGCGGATGCGGAGCACGCGCCCGCCGGCTTCACCGTGGCGCGCTCCGTGATCGAGCATTACGGGCGCTGCGCGGCCTGCGGGTGA